A region from the Silene latifolia isolate original U9 population chromosome 7, ASM4854445v1, whole genome shotgun sequence genome encodes:
- the LOC141589952 gene encoding uncharacterized protein LOC141589952: MRGSNYWINWLQESEDGGQGICLMLADSPWNFLWAGKSDYGKALAVSWDTCCAPKLEGGLGLRVAKDWNREILGKYAWWLASKKDHLWVRWVNHVYMKGEEWTDYSPPSNCSWSWRKISQTMILFSQAYTNHKWLNLNMDYTVKSGYEWLRQSKSKVPWSHLCWNRLNIPKTAFIFWAAQHLRLLTTDRLNRMGTLVDLMCDICRARNEDHQHLFYDCAYSTECCRLLPQRLNINFPMNDLVRWYFSARCPKLHRKIIGACHVYFVYFIWRVRHEARLKLYVRKPEHVIQHIITDVKARFYRLNVSTLKPADRGWLDNV, from the exons ATGAGGGGATCAAATTACTGGATAAATTGGTTGCAAGAATCAGAGGATGGGGGACAAGGCATTTGTCTTATGCTGGCAGACTCACCTTG GAATTTTTTATGGGCTGGAAAATCCGATTATGGGAAGGCTCTTGCTGTTTCTTGGGATACTTGTTGTGCTCCTAAGTTAGAGGGAGGTTTAGGTCTCAGGGTGGCTAAGGATTGGAATAGGGAAATTCTGGGTAAGTATGCTTGGTGGCTAGCTTCTAAGAAAGATCACTTATGGGTAAGGTGGGTTAATCATGTCTATATGAAAGGGGAAGAGTGGACTGATTACTCACCTCCTTCTAACTGTAGCTGGTCGTGGAGGAAAATTTCTCAAACAATGATCCTATTTTCCCAAGCATACACCAATCATAAATGGCTGAATCTGAATATGGACTATACTGTGAAGTCTGGTTATGAATGGTTAAGGCAGAGCAAATCTAAGGTTCCTTGGTCTCACTTATGTTGGAACAGATTAAACATTCCTAAGACTGCATTCATTTTCTGGGCTGCACAGCATCTGAGGTTGTTGACTACGGACAGACTGAATAGAATGGGTACTCTTGTGGATCTTATGTGTGATATTTGCAGGGCTCGGAATGAGGATCACCAGCATCTATTTTATGATTGTGCTTATAGTACTGAGTGCTGTAGACTGCTTCCCCAGCGCCTGAATATTAATTTCCCCATGAATGACCTGGTGAGGTGGTATTTTTCTGCAAGGTGTCCCAAACTTCACAGGAAAATCATTGGAGCTTGTCATGTGTACTTCGTATACTTCATCTGGAGGGTACGACATGAAGCTAGACTGAAATTGTATGTGAGGAAGCCTGAGCATGTTATTCAACACATTATTACTGATGTTAAGGCTAGATTCTATAGGCTTAATGTCAGTACTCTGAAGCCTGCTGATAGAGGATGGCTAGATAACGTTTGA